A stretch of DNA from Actinomycetes bacterium:
CCACGAGGTCATCGGTGGTGTCACCCATGGCGGATACCACCACGACCACTTCATTACCGGCCCGCCGGGTGTCGGCGATCCGTCGAGCTACCCGCTGAATCGATGAAGCATCAGCGACAGATGATCCGCCGTACTTTTGAACGATGAGGGCCACGCGAGACTCTTCCTAAAGGTTGTAATCCAGCTGCTACAAATAACAGGATATCCAGCGGCCAGTTACCCGAGAGTCCGGCGGCCCGCAAAAGCTCGCCCCAACGTGACTTCATCAGCAAACTCGAGGTCACCGCCCACCGGCAGCCCACTAGCTAATCGGGACACTGCCAAATCCATATCCGCCAGCATCCGAGCAAGATAACTGGCGGTCGCCTCACCTTCAAGATTGGGGTCAGTGGCGATAATTACCTCACGAATCGAGGCATCCGCGAGTCGCTGCATCAACTCGGTGATTCGCAGGTCGCTAGGACCGACGCCGTCGATGGGACTAATGGCACCACCCAAGACGTGATAAACGCCGCGGAACTCGCGGGTGCGCTCGA
This window harbors:
- the recR gene encoding recombination mediator RecR — encoded protein: MYEGALADLIEELGRLPGVGPKGAQRIAFHILDADPTDVERLATALTEAKQRVRFCQTCGRATESDPCSICTDERRERSIICVVEESRDVVAIERTREFRGVYHVLGGAISPIDGVGPSDLRITELMQRLADASIREVIIATDPNLEGEATASYLARMLADMDLAVSRLASGLPVGGDLEFADEVTLGRAFAGRRTLG